The proteins below are encoded in one region of Cucurbita pepo subsp. pepo cultivar mu-cu-16 chromosome LG10, ASM280686v2, whole genome shotgun sequence:
- the LOC111803377 gene encoding cysteine proteinase inhibitor 5-like, translated as MDLKVVAHGQNDALLHKPKSCDWEPVNVHDPYVQELGRFAVMEHVHGLCGVGMTFVRVVSGESKMVCEGKKYSLVVEVKEVLVLPHQCPAIKLYVAEVLDKQCAKSWELLAFKPFCLPPMGPGPVIHNA; from the coding sequence ATGGATCTCAAGGTAGTCGCCCACGGACAAAACGATGCCTTGCTTCACAAGCCCAAGTCTTGTGATTGGGAACCAGTTAACGTCCATGACCCATACGTGCAAGAACTGGGAAGGTTTGCAGTGATGGAGCATGTTCACGGGCTGTGCGGTGTCGGGATGACGTTCGTTCGTGTGGTGAGCGGCGAGAGTAAGATGGTGTGTGAAGGAAAAAAGTACAGCCTTGTGGTAGAGGTGAAAGAAGTGCTGGTACTTCCTCACCAATGCCCTGCTATTAAGTTGTATGTGGCCGAGGTGCTTGACAAGCAATGCGCCAAGTCCTGGGAACTCTTGGCTTTTAAGCCTTTCTGCCTACCCCCCATGGGCCCTGGCCCTGTCATCCACAATGCCTAA
- the LOC111803630 gene encoding pentatricopeptide repeat-containing protein At2g21090-like isoform X1: protein MMPLSGFFPSFDHYAFLISKCIKHKHLKVGMSLHSHLIKSALSFDPFLANRLIDMYSKCNSMENAQKAFDDLPFKNIHSWNTILASYSRAGFLSQARMIFDEMPHPNIVSYNTLISSFTHHGLYVEAMNIFWQMQQDFDRLVLDEFTFVSIVGTCACLGALEMLRQVHGAAIFIGLEFNMIVCNAVINAYGKCGEPGTSYSVFSRMQKRDVVTWTSMVVAYTQTSKLDDAFRVFRSMPVKNVHTWTALINAFVKNKYSNEALDLFQQMLEEKYSPNAFTFVGVLSACADLALIAKGKEIHGIITRRSSDLNFPNVYMCNALVDLYSKSGDMKSARTLFNLVPKKDVVSWNSLITGFAQNGLGREALIAFRRMIEVGIKPNEVTFLGVLSACSHTGLSSEGLYIMELMEKSNDIKLSLDHYAVLIDMFGRKNRLAEALDLISRAPNASKHVGIWGAVLGACRIHDNLDLAIRAAETLFEMEPDNAGRYVMLSNVFAAASRWMDAHNVRKLMEERGFKKEVAQSFIEIRNFAEMKLRNNFPARGKHCSFVMAALAFTIVVLWAWGENSFITTSQSVQAWYRTSYSGFMVGSTYSSVIPDTVKESTEKTYSNSSTKEETAKDDTHSEVTLTYAASTINFNRSKSSENTCSYGNGEWVLDDSRPLYSGFGCKRWLSATWACRLTERTDFSYERYRWVPKDCELPAFERSEFLKRMQDKIIAFIGDSLGRQQFQSLMCMATGGEESPEIKDVGKEYGLVKAKGAIRPDGWAYRFPSTNTTILYYWSTSLNELLPLNMSDPTTDVAMHLDRPLAFLRNFLHLFDVLVLNTGHHWNRAKVRENRWVMYKDGIRSELDNLKEIETAKNYTVHSIVQWLDSQLSSHPRLKVFFRTMSPRHFRNGEWNNGGSCVNTTPLSRGSKVGQNRSSDPIVEDAVRGTQVRMLDITALSDLRDEAHRSHYSIKGTSGGSDCLHWCLPGIPDTWNMILLAQI from the exons ATGATGCCTCTGTCTGGTTTTTTCCCATCCTTTGATCACTATGCTTTTCTCATTTCAAAATGCATCAAACACAAACACTTGAAGGTTGGGATGTCCTTGCACTCCCACCTTATTAAGTCCGCTCTTTCGTTTGATCCGTTCCTCGCTAACCGTCTTATTGACATGTATTCCAAATGTAATTCTATGGAAAATGCACAGAAGGCATTTGATGATTTACCCTTTAAAAATATCCACTCGTGGAATACCATTCTTGCTTCCTACTCACGTGCTGGATTTTTGAGTCAAGCTCGTATGatatttgatgaaatgccTCATCCAAATATTGTTAGCTACAATACCTTGATTTCTAGCTTTACTCACCATGGGTTGTATGTAGAAGCAATGAATATCTTTTGGCAAATGCAACAAGATTTTGATCGTTTAGTCTTGGACGAGTTTACTTTTGTGAGTATTGTGGGTACTTGTGCCTGTTTGGGTGCTTTGGAAATGTTGCGTCAGGTTCATGGAGCAGCTATTTTCATTGGATTGGAGTTCAATATGATTGTTTGCAATGCTGTAATTAATGCTTATGGTAAATGTGGCGAACCGGGCACGTCATATTCTGTTTTTAGTAGAATGCAGAAGAGAGATGTTGTTACCTGGACCTCCATGGTTGTAGCCTATACTCAGACATCCAAGTTAGATGATGCTTTTCGAGTGTTCAGGAGTATGCCAGTAAAAAATGTTCATACATGGACTGCTTTGATTAATGCTTTTGTGAAAAACAAGTATAGCAATGAGGCCCTGGATTTGTTTCAACAAATGTTGGAGGAAAAATATTCTCCTAATGCTTTCACATTTGTAGGTGTTTTAAGTGCGTGTGCAGATCTTGCTTTGATAGCAAAAGGGAAAGAGATTCATGGAATCATAACCAGAAGGAGCAGCGACCTTAATTTTCCGAACGTATACATGTGTAATGCTTTAGTTGATTTGTACAGTAAGAGTGGTGACATGAAATCAGCTAGGACGTTGTTTAACTTGGTTCCTAAAAAGGATGTAGTCTCGTGGAATTCACTAATAACTGGGTTTGCACAAAATGGGCTCGGAAGGGAAGCACTTATTGCATTTAGGAGGATGATAGAAGTAGGGATAAAGCCTAATGAAGTGACGTTTCTTGGTGTGCTGTCTGCCTGTTCCCATACTGGTTTGTCATCTGAAGGATTATATATTATGGAGTTAATGGAGAAGTCTAATGATATTAAGCTTAGTTTAGATCATTATGCAGTCTTGATCGATAtgtttggaagaaaaaatagacTTGCCGAAGCATTGGATTTAATATCCAGGGCACCCAATGCATCAAAACACGTGGGTATATGGGGTGCAGTTCTGGGGGCTTGTCGAATACACGACAATTTGGACCTGGCTATAAGAGCTGCAGAAACTTTGTTCGAGATGGAACCAGATAATGCTGGAAGATATGTAATGTTATCTAATGTCTTTGCAGCAGCAAGTAGATGGATGGATGCCCATAATGTGAGAAAACTTATGGAAGAAAGAGGTTTCAAGAAGGAAGTAGCACAAAGCTTCATAGAAATAAGAAAC TTTGCAGAGATGAAATTGAGAAATAATTTCCCCGCAAGAGGGAAGCATTGTTCCTTTGTTATGGCTGCTCTTGCATTCACCATCGTGGTGTTGTGGGCGTGGGGggaaaattcttttattaccACTTCTCAGTCAGTTCAAGCATGGTATAGAACTTCTTATTCAG GGTTCATGGTAGGTTCCACATACAGTTCTGTAATACCTGACACAGTAAAAGAGAGCACTgaaaaaacatattcaaattcaagtacAAAAGAAGAGACCGCAAAAGATGATACACATTCAGAAGTTACACTCACATATGCTGCATCcacaataaattttaacagGAGCAAGAGTAGTGAGAACA CCTGTAGCTATGGAAATGGTGAATGGGTCCTTGACGATAGTCGACCGCTATACTCTGGTTTTGGATGTAAGCGATGGTTATCAGCAACATGGGCTTGTAGACTGACAGAGCGGACTGATTTTTCCTATGAAAGATATCGTTGGGTTCCCAAAGATTGTGAATTGCCAGCATTCGAGCGGTCTGAATTCCTGAAAAG AATGCAGGACAAAATCATTGCATTTATTGGCGATTCATTAGGAAGGCAGCAATTTCAATCTTTGATGTGTATGGCCACGGGTGGGGAAGAGAGTCCTGAAATTAAAGACGTAGGAAAGGAATATGGTCTTGTCAAAGCTAAGGGCGCTATTCGTCCAGATGGGTGGGCATATCGTTTTCCGAGTACTAATACTACTATTTTATACTATTGGTCAACAAGCCTCAACGAGTTATTGCCATTGAACATGTCAGACCCAACCACTGATGTAGCCATGCATCTTGACCGTCCGCTAGCATTTTTGAGAAACTTCCTCCATTTGTTTGATGTGTTGGTTCTTAATACTGGACATCACTGGAACCGAGCAAAAGTTAGAGAAAATAGGTGGGTGATGTACAAAGATGGAATTCGTAGTGAACTTGATAACttgaaagaaattgaaacagCTAAGAATTATACTGTGCACAGTATTGTCCAATGGCTGGATTCACAACTCTCCTCTCATCCTCGACTCAAGGTTTTTTTCAGGACCATGTCTCCTCGTCATTTTCGCAACGGGGAATGGAATAATGGAGGTAGTTGTGTCAATACCACACCGTTATCAAGGGGAAGCAAAGTAGGACAGAATAGATCAAGCGATCCAATTGTTGAGGATGCTGTAAGAGGCACACAAGTAAGGATGTTGGATATAACTGCTCTTTCCGATCTGAGGGATGAGGCTCACAGATCCCACTACAGTATCAAAGGAACTTCGGGTGGTAGTGATTGCTTGCATTGGTGTCTTCCCGGTATCCCAGACACATGGAACATGATTCTTCTTGCTCAAATATAG
- the LOC111803630 gene encoding pentatricopeptide repeat-containing protein At2g21090-like isoform X2: MMPLSGFFPSFDHYAFLISKCIKHKHLKVGMSLHSHLIKSALSFDPFLANRLIDMYSKCNSMENAQKAFDDLPFKNIHSWNTILASYSRAGFLSQARMIFDEMPHPNIVSYNTLISSFTHHGLYVEAMNIFWQMQQDFDRLVLDEFTFVSIVGTCACLGALEMLRQVHGAAIFIGLEFNMIVCNAVINAYGKCGEPGTSYSVFSRMQKRDVVTWTSMVVAYTQTSKLDDAFRVFRSMPVKNVHTWTALINAFVKNKYSNEALDLFQQMLEEKYSPNAFTFVGVLSACADLALIAKGKEIHGIITRRSSDLNFPNVYMCNALVDLYSKSGDMKSARTLFNLVPKKDVVSWNSLITGFAQNGLGREALIAFRRMIEVGIKPNEVTFLGVLSACSHTGLSSEGLYIMELMEKSNDIKLSLDHYAVLIDMFGRKNRLAEALDLISRAPNASKHVGIWGAVLGACRIHDNLDLAIRAAETLFEMEPDNAGRYVMLSNVFAAASRWMDAHNVRKLMEERGFKKEVAQSFIEIRNFAEMKLRNNFPARGKHCSFVMAALAFTIVVLWAWGENSFITTSQSVQAWYRTSYSGSTYSSVIPDTVKESTEKTYSNSSTKEETAKDDTHSEVTLTYAASTINFNRSKSSENTCSYGNGEWVLDDSRPLYSGFGCKRWLSATWACRLTERTDFSYERYRWVPKDCELPAFERSEFLKRMQDKIIAFIGDSLGRQQFQSLMCMATGGEESPEIKDVGKEYGLVKAKGAIRPDGWAYRFPSTNTTILYYWSTSLNELLPLNMSDPTTDVAMHLDRPLAFLRNFLHLFDVLVLNTGHHWNRAKVRENRWVMYKDGIRSELDNLKEIETAKNYTVHSIVQWLDSQLSSHPRLKVFFRTMSPRHFRNGEWNNGGSCVNTTPLSRGSKVGQNRSSDPIVEDAVRGTQVRMLDITALSDLRDEAHRSHYSIKGTSGGSDCLHWCLPGIPDTWNMILLAQI; this comes from the exons ATGATGCCTCTGTCTGGTTTTTTCCCATCCTTTGATCACTATGCTTTTCTCATTTCAAAATGCATCAAACACAAACACTTGAAGGTTGGGATGTCCTTGCACTCCCACCTTATTAAGTCCGCTCTTTCGTTTGATCCGTTCCTCGCTAACCGTCTTATTGACATGTATTCCAAATGTAATTCTATGGAAAATGCACAGAAGGCATTTGATGATTTACCCTTTAAAAATATCCACTCGTGGAATACCATTCTTGCTTCCTACTCACGTGCTGGATTTTTGAGTCAAGCTCGTATGatatttgatgaaatgccTCATCCAAATATTGTTAGCTACAATACCTTGATTTCTAGCTTTACTCACCATGGGTTGTATGTAGAAGCAATGAATATCTTTTGGCAAATGCAACAAGATTTTGATCGTTTAGTCTTGGACGAGTTTACTTTTGTGAGTATTGTGGGTACTTGTGCCTGTTTGGGTGCTTTGGAAATGTTGCGTCAGGTTCATGGAGCAGCTATTTTCATTGGATTGGAGTTCAATATGATTGTTTGCAATGCTGTAATTAATGCTTATGGTAAATGTGGCGAACCGGGCACGTCATATTCTGTTTTTAGTAGAATGCAGAAGAGAGATGTTGTTACCTGGACCTCCATGGTTGTAGCCTATACTCAGACATCCAAGTTAGATGATGCTTTTCGAGTGTTCAGGAGTATGCCAGTAAAAAATGTTCATACATGGACTGCTTTGATTAATGCTTTTGTGAAAAACAAGTATAGCAATGAGGCCCTGGATTTGTTTCAACAAATGTTGGAGGAAAAATATTCTCCTAATGCTTTCACATTTGTAGGTGTTTTAAGTGCGTGTGCAGATCTTGCTTTGATAGCAAAAGGGAAAGAGATTCATGGAATCATAACCAGAAGGAGCAGCGACCTTAATTTTCCGAACGTATACATGTGTAATGCTTTAGTTGATTTGTACAGTAAGAGTGGTGACATGAAATCAGCTAGGACGTTGTTTAACTTGGTTCCTAAAAAGGATGTAGTCTCGTGGAATTCACTAATAACTGGGTTTGCACAAAATGGGCTCGGAAGGGAAGCACTTATTGCATTTAGGAGGATGATAGAAGTAGGGATAAAGCCTAATGAAGTGACGTTTCTTGGTGTGCTGTCTGCCTGTTCCCATACTGGTTTGTCATCTGAAGGATTATATATTATGGAGTTAATGGAGAAGTCTAATGATATTAAGCTTAGTTTAGATCATTATGCAGTCTTGATCGATAtgtttggaagaaaaaatagacTTGCCGAAGCATTGGATTTAATATCCAGGGCACCCAATGCATCAAAACACGTGGGTATATGGGGTGCAGTTCTGGGGGCTTGTCGAATACACGACAATTTGGACCTGGCTATAAGAGCTGCAGAAACTTTGTTCGAGATGGAACCAGATAATGCTGGAAGATATGTAATGTTATCTAATGTCTTTGCAGCAGCAAGTAGATGGATGGATGCCCATAATGTGAGAAAACTTATGGAAGAAAGAGGTTTCAAGAAGGAAGTAGCACAAAGCTTCATAGAAATAAGAAAC TTTGCAGAGATGAAATTGAGAAATAATTTCCCCGCAAGAGGGAAGCATTGTTCCTTTGTTATGGCTGCTCTTGCATTCACCATCGTGGTGTTGTGGGCGTGGGGggaaaattcttttattaccACTTCTCAGTCAGTTCAAGCATGGTATAGAACTTCTTATTCAG GTTCCACATACAGTTCTGTAATACCTGACACAGTAAAAGAGAGCACTgaaaaaacatattcaaattcaagtacAAAAGAAGAGACCGCAAAAGATGATACACATTCAGAAGTTACACTCACATATGCTGCATCcacaataaattttaacagGAGCAAGAGTAGTGAGAACA CCTGTAGCTATGGAAATGGTGAATGGGTCCTTGACGATAGTCGACCGCTATACTCTGGTTTTGGATGTAAGCGATGGTTATCAGCAACATGGGCTTGTAGACTGACAGAGCGGACTGATTTTTCCTATGAAAGATATCGTTGGGTTCCCAAAGATTGTGAATTGCCAGCATTCGAGCGGTCTGAATTCCTGAAAAG AATGCAGGACAAAATCATTGCATTTATTGGCGATTCATTAGGAAGGCAGCAATTTCAATCTTTGATGTGTATGGCCACGGGTGGGGAAGAGAGTCCTGAAATTAAAGACGTAGGAAAGGAATATGGTCTTGTCAAAGCTAAGGGCGCTATTCGTCCAGATGGGTGGGCATATCGTTTTCCGAGTACTAATACTACTATTTTATACTATTGGTCAACAAGCCTCAACGAGTTATTGCCATTGAACATGTCAGACCCAACCACTGATGTAGCCATGCATCTTGACCGTCCGCTAGCATTTTTGAGAAACTTCCTCCATTTGTTTGATGTGTTGGTTCTTAATACTGGACATCACTGGAACCGAGCAAAAGTTAGAGAAAATAGGTGGGTGATGTACAAAGATGGAATTCGTAGTGAACTTGATAACttgaaagaaattgaaacagCTAAGAATTATACTGTGCACAGTATTGTCCAATGGCTGGATTCACAACTCTCCTCTCATCCTCGACTCAAGGTTTTTTTCAGGACCATGTCTCCTCGTCATTTTCGCAACGGGGAATGGAATAATGGAGGTAGTTGTGTCAATACCACACCGTTATCAAGGGGAAGCAAAGTAGGACAGAATAGATCAAGCGATCCAATTGTTGAGGATGCTGTAAGAGGCACACAAGTAAGGATGTTGGATATAACTGCTCTTTCCGATCTGAGGGATGAGGCTCACAGATCCCACTACAGTATCAAAGGAACTTCGGGTGGTAGTGATTGCTTGCATTGGTGTCTTCCCGGTATCCCAGACACATGGAACATGATTCTTCTTGCTCAAATATAG
- the LOC111803630 gene encoding protein trichome birefringence-like 14 isoform X4 — protein sequence MKLRNNFPARGKHCSFVMAALAFTIVVLWAWGENSFITTSQSVQAWYRTSYSGFMVGSTYSSVIPDTVKESTEKTYSNSSTKEETAKDDTHSEVTLTYAASTINFNRSKSSENTCSYGNGEWVLDDSRPLYSGFGCKRWLSATWACRLTERTDFSYERYRWVPKDCELPAFERSEFLKRMQDKIIAFIGDSLGRQQFQSLMCMATGGEESPEIKDVGKEYGLVKAKGAIRPDGWAYRFPSTNTTILYYWSTSLNELLPLNMSDPTTDVAMHLDRPLAFLRNFLHLFDVLVLNTGHHWNRAKVRENRWVMYKDGIRSELDNLKEIETAKNYTVHSIVQWLDSQLSSHPRLKVFFRTMSPRHFRNGEWNNGGSCVNTTPLSRGSKVGQNRSSDPIVEDAVRGTQVRMLDITALSDLRDEAHRSHYSIKGTSGGSDCLHWCLPGIPDTWNMILLAQI from the exons ATGAAATTGAGAAATAATTTCCCCGCAAGAGGGAAGCATTGTTCCTTTGTTATGGCTGCTCTTGCATTCACCATCGTGGTGTTGTGGGCGTGGGGggaaaattcttttattaccACTTCTCAGTCAGTTCAAGCATGGTATAGAACTTCTTATTCAG GGTTCATGGTAGGTTCCACATACAGTTCTGTAATACCTGACACAGTAAAAGAGAGCACTgaaaaaacatattcaaattcaagtacAAAAGAAGAGACCGCAAAAGATGATACACATTCAGAAGTTACACTCACATATGCTGCATCcacaataaattttaacagGAGCAAGAGTAGTGAGAACA CCTGTAGCTATGGAAATGGTGAATGGGTCCTTGACGATAGTCGACCGCTATACTCTGGTTTTGGATGTAAGCGATGGTTATCAGCAACATGGGCTTGTAGACTGACAGAGCGGACTGATTTTTCCTATGAAAGATATCGTTGGGTTCCCAAAGATTGTGAATTGCCAGCATTCGAGCGGTCTGAATTCCTGAAAAG AATGCAGGACAAAATCATTGCATTTATTGGCGATTCATTAGGAAGGCAGCAATTTCAATCTTTGATGTGTATGGCCACGGGTGGGGAAGAGAGTCCTGAAATTAAAGACGTAGGAAAGGAATATGGTCTTGTCAAAGCTAAGGGCGCTATTCGTCCAGATGGGTGGGCATATCGTTTTCCGAGTACTAATACTACTATTTTATACTATTGGTCAACAAGCCTCAACGAGTTATTGCCATTGAACATGTCAGACCCAACCACTGATGTAGCCATGCATCTTGACCGTCCGCTAGCATTTTTGAGAAACTTCCTCCATTTGTTTGATGTGTTGGTTCTTAATACTGGACATCACTGGAACCGAGCAAAAGTTAGAGAAAATAGGTGGGTGATGTACAAAGATGGAATTCGTAGTGAACTTGATAACttgaaagaaattgaaacagCTAAGAATTATACTGTGCACAGTATTGTCCAATGGCTGGATTCACAACTCTCCTCTCATCCTCGACTCAAGGTTTTTTTCAGGACCATGTCTCCTCGTCATTTTCGCAACGGGGAATGGAATAATGGAGGTAGTTGTGTCAATACCACACCGTTATCAAGGGGAAGCAAAGTAGGACAGAATAGATCAAGCGATCCAATTGTTGAGGATGCTGTAAGAGGCACACAAGTAAGGATGTTGGATATAACTGCTCTTTCCGATCTGAGGGATGAGGCTCACAGATCCCACTACAGTATCAAAGGAACTTCGGGTGGTAGTGATTGCTTGCATTGGTGTCTTCCCGGTATCCCAGACACATGGAACATGATTCTTCTTGCTCAAATATAG
- the LOC111803630 gene encoding protein trichome birefringence-like 14 isoform X3 produces the protein MLDILLLKFPEFVKFAEMKLRNNFPARGKHCSFVMAALAFTIVVLWAWGENSFITTSQSVQAWYRTSYSGFMVGSTYSSVIPDTVKESTEKTYSNSSTKEETAKDDTHSEVTLTYAASTINFNRSKSSENTCSYGNGEWVLDDSRPLYSGFGCKRWLSATWACRLTERTDFSYERYRWVPKDCELPAFERSEFLKRMQDKIIAFIGDSLGRQQFQSLMCMATGGEESPEIKDVGKEYGLVKAKGAIRPDGWAYRFPSTNTTILYYWSTSLNELLPLNMSDPTTDVAMHLDRPLAFLRNFLHLFDVLVLNTGHHWNRAKVRENRWVMYKDGIRSELDNLKEIETAKNYTVHSIVQWLDSQLSSHPRLKVFFRTMSPRHFRNGEWNNGGSCVNTTPLSRGSKVGQNRSSDPIVEDAVRGTQVRMLDITALSDLRDEAHRSHYSIKGTSGGSDCLHWCLPGIPDTWNMILLAQI, from the exons ATGCTCGACATTTTGTTGTTGAAGTTTCCGGAGTTCGTGAAG TTTGCAGAGATGAAATTGAGAAATAATTTCCCCGCAAGAGGGAAGCATTGTTCCTTTGTTATGGCTGCTCTTGCATTCACCATCGTGGTGTTGTGGGCGTGGGGggaaaattcttttattaccACTTCTCAGTCAGTTCAAGCATGGTATAGAACTTCTTATTCAG GGTTCATGGTAGGTTCCACATACAGTTCTGTAATACCTGACACAGTAAAAGAGAGCACTgaaaaaacatattcaaattcaagtacAAAAGAAGAGACCGCAAAAGATGATACACATTCAGAAGTTACACTCACATATGCTGCATCcacaataaattttaacagGAGCAAGAGTAGTGAGAACA CCTGTAGCTATGGAAATGGTGAATGGGTCCTTGACGATAGTCGACCGCTATACTCTGGTTTTGGATGTAAGCGATGGTTATCAGCAACATGGGCTTGTAGACTGACAGAGCGGACTGATTTTTCCTATGAAAGATATCGTTGGGTTCCCAAAGATTGTGAATTGCCAGCATTCGAGCGGTCTGAATTCCTGAAAAG AATGCAGGACAAAATCATTGCATTTATTGGCGATTCATTAGGAAGGCAGCAATTTCAATCTTTGATGTGTATGGCCACGGGTGGGGAAGAGAGTCCTGAAATTAAAGACGTAGGAAAGGAATATGGTCTTGTCAAAGCTAAGGGCGCTATTCGTCCAGATGGGTGGGCATATCGTTTTCCGAGTACTAATACTACTATTTTATACTATTGGTCAACAAGCCTCAACGAGTTATTGCCATTGAACATGTCAGACCCAACCACTGATGTAGCCATGCATCTTGACCGTCCGCTAGCATTTTTGAGAAACTTCCTCCATTTGTTTGATGTGTTGGTTCTTAATACTGGACATCACTGGAACCGAGCAAAAGTTAGAGAAAATAGGTGGGTGATGTACAAAGATGGAATTCGTAGTGAACTTGATAACttgaaagaaattgaaacagCTAAGAATTATACTGTGCACAGTATTGTCCAATGGCTGGATTCACAACTCTCCTCTCATCCTCGACTCAAGGTTTTTTTCAGGACCATGTCTCCTCGTCATTTTCGCAACGGGGAATGGAATAATGGAGGTAGTTGTGTCAATACCACACCGTTATCAAGGGGAAGCAAAGTAGGACAGAATAGATCAAGCGATCCAATTGTTGAGGATGCTGTAAGAGGCACACAAGTAAGGATGTTGGATATAACTGCTCTTTCCGATCTGAGGGATGAGGCTCACAGATCCCACTACAGTATCAAAGGAACTTCGGGTGGTAGTGATTGCTTGCATTGGTGTCTTCCCGGTATCCCAGACACATGGAACATGATTCTTCTTGCTCAAATATAG